One window of the Trifolium pratense cultivar HEN17-A07 linkage group LG2, ARS_RC_1.1, whole genome shotgun sequence genome contains the following:
- the LOC123904799 gene encoding protein SRC2-like, giving the protein MASSFDVEVKLHSAKNLKNVNWRNGPNRPYAVVWVDPTQKRSTNVDESGDTQPKWDEKLLIPLPPSASINNSVLFIDVLHSEPNNKPLIIGSTRLPLDKVETEDGSRGSRTLELRRPSGRPQGTIDIKVIVKNTGYCAPYGVPPPYGAPYGAPPSPYGNSYGTAVSVTYGNPYNVAPPPLGYPVVAPTYGYNQSTQHGLGSGPSVNVTVGGTAAPEKNNQSYGYGQGGQQSGPTVNVTVGGVAPEKNNAPQSFGYGQSGPQGSGYGQSGSTVNVIVGKEVQQEKKSSKFGLGTGLVMGAVVGGIGALALEKGIDAIEDKIADRVVEKQEIDDYYEEYYNEY; this is encoded by the coding sequence ATGGCGTCTTCCTTTGATGTTGAAGTGAAACTCCACTCTGCCAAAAACCTCAAGAACGTGAATTGGCGGAACGGTCCAAACCGCCCATATGCTGTTGTTTGGGTGGATCCAACACAAAAACGTTCAACCAACGTTGACGAGTCTGGAGACACTCAACCCAAATGGGATGAAAAACTCTTAATCCCCTTACCACCATCAGCAAGCATCAACAATTCTGTCCTATTTATTGATGTTCTTCACTCTGAGCCGAACAACAAGCCACTCATTATTGGGTCAACTCGGCTTCCACTTGATAAAGTGGAAACTGAAGATGGATCAAGGGGAAGTCGTACCTTGGAGTTGAGGCGTCCTTCTGGACGCCCGCAAGGTACAATTGACATTAAAGTCATCGTAAAAAATACTGGCTATTGTGCGCCTTATGGGGTTCCTCCACCTTATGGGGCTCCATATGGTGCTCCACCTTCACCATATGGAAATTCATATGGTACAGCTGTGAGTGTAACATACGGGAATCCATACAATGTTGCACCACCTCCTCTGGGTTACCCTGTAGTTGCACCAACATATGGGTACAATCAAAGCACTCAGCATGGCCTAGGAAGTGGGCCGTCTGTGAATGTGACTGTTGGAGGGACAGCGGCGCCGGAGAAGAACAATCAGAGTTATGGATACGGTCAAGGTGGTCAGCAAAGTGGGCCAACTGTGAATGTGACTGTGGGAGGGGTGGCACCGGAGAAGAACAACGCCCCACAGAGCTTTGGATACGGCCAAAGCGGGCCGCAAGGCAGTGGTTATGGGCAGAGTGGATCAACTGTGAATGTGATCGTTGGAAAAGAAGTGCAACAAGAGAAAAAAAGTAGCAAGTTTGGATTGGGAACAGGTTTGGTTATGGGTGCTGTTGTGGGTGGAATTGGTGCACTTGCATTAGAGAAGGGTATTGATGCGATAGAGGACAAGATTGCAGATCGTGTGGTTGAGAAACAAGAGATTGATGACTACTATGAAGAGTATTATAATGAGTACTAA